The following nucleotide sequence is from Stigmatopora argus isolate UIUO_Sarg chromosome 18, RoL_Sarg_1.0, whole genome shotgun sequence.
CCACCACGCACAACTAGGGAAGGGCAAGGACAAAAATGACAAACGGGACATGGCGGCGGGCGGGACTTTCTCGTAAACGAAGACGTCCCCAAACCATGTTGATGGCGCTTCCGTGGTCCGAGTTCTCGGAGAGCATCCTGACTCTATCCTTCAGGCGGTGACAGTACGTCACCACAATTTTACACACATCCTGAACCCAAAGAGAGAAAAGACAAACGGGTCCACGTTAGAGCAGCGTGGCCAATCTGAAGACGTGCACAGAACAGCGTGAACTTTTTCCCCGTCTCTCCCGGAAGGCCGAGGACACCTGAGTGATTTTGACCATGAGCATGAAGGCCTCCTCGGGGTCGGGCCAGGACATCTGCTCCCACTGGTCGCACAGCGGCTGGACGCAAAGCACCAGGTCCACCGCCGAGGAGCTGTGTTTGACGGGCGTGGCGCCCGAGTCCAGGGGCTGCAGCTGCAAGTGGCGTGGAGTCCCCGTGAAGTTCCGAGCGTGCTCGGAAGCGTACGGAGACGGACGGGCGCTACCTGATCCACCTTCACGGCTCTCTCCACTCTGTCGATGGTGGTGTTGAACATCTGCTTGAGCCAGTAAGGCTGAGCCTCTCGGAAGCTCACGTGGAAGTTTGTCAGCTGCAGGAAGCCCCTGAAACGGACGGGAGCTGTCATCGATTGGAggttaaaaaacaccaaaacatacGAGGTACCCGGGCAGTACGGGAGCCCAAAATTGGGATTTGTGCAACACCGGTTGCTATCAGAAAATAGGCATTTGTAAGCCTACTCCCTTTCAAGTCACTTCCTTTTGAATCACAGCTAATTGTGTCATTCCTTACAGGAAGGACATTTCACCAGGGGAATCATTTCAACAGTCTGTACTATGTTGGTCCTAAAATGCACGGCCCACCCAAAGAGAAGCCATCGGTCCGACGTCTTACCTTTTCTGCAAGAAGGCCTTTTCATTGTGGATGGCTCGCAGGCTCAGGTAAACGGGGAACAAGGCGTTGGCCAGATCCTGATCCACGTGAGCCTCCATCTGAGATAAGGTGTCTCGCACTTCCTTAGCCAGCTGCGGTGGGAGAGCCGTGAGCGAGGTGACCTCCGACCCGGGTCGAATCGGTCCCGCCGACTCACCAGAGAGTCCAACGTCTCGTAGACTTGGGTGAAGGCGTCCACTTTTGCCGCGCTGAATGCCCACCGCCCATGTTAAAAGGCGCACGGTGCACGTGGAATCCTTGGGACTGACCTGACAAAAGTTCGGTTCCAGACGTCCTTGTTGACTTTGATGTCGTCTTGGACTTGCTGGATCAACCTGGACAGGGCGTCGATGATCTCCGAGTGCTCCTGTGGTAACGGACAGGCTCAAGAGACTGAAAAGCGAGAACGCTTCTCATAAGAAAAACCACAATGCTTCATTCTCAAAACGCCAGCGGTACGACAGTTTGACGGAGGGACGAGGAGGTGCTcccaaaatggcccaaaaagGAATTGCAAGTGACAAAAGGGAGAGGTAAGTCTTCCGCCAAATGGCCTTTTATCGTAGAGTTGCCAATTGAAATGCAAGAAAACCGTGTTCACCTTGGTCATTGGCTGGTGCAGACCTTTCGTGTTGGTAAACCAGTCGCGCGTGCCGGTCTGTTAGAACAGGACAAAATCACGCCATGCCAAAATGCCACGCCACAGACGCGCTTGTCGCGTCGACACACCTGGATGGCGTCGGCCACCTCGTCGTGCAGGTCCAAATCGGCCgggttcattttctgaaacgcttgtGTCTTGCAGATCTGGACCAGGATTCTGGAAGGGGACCATCAATGGGACCTACcttctgcttttttttcatatttcacactTGGACGGACCTGAGCAACGTGTGTAATTTCGGAGGGCCGCCGCTCGTCGGGCGGAAGACGTCTCGGTATTTGGACACCAGGTGTAGTCCGTAGTGCAGAAAGCCATGAAGAGAGTCGCCAAGTTCTTGTTTCTGTGAACACGTAGGCACGCAAATCTCCGAATACCAGGCCACGACGGTACGGACAAGAGGCGGGAACCTCCGGATGGGTACTCAAaatgagcaggaagtgacccgctgACGACACGAAGAAAAAGTAACTCTTGTGGACTTGCCTGCTGACGTGGCAGCTCTTGTTGATGCCAGTGGTACTCCACGCAAGTTAACTGTTGTAAGAGCAAAGAAGGATCCACCCCGATGCTTTGGTAAAGTTTACTGTAAGCCACCCACTTCCTGTAAGAAGCACACGGCGTTTGAATGGCGTGGAATCTCCTGGGCGCCGCCGCACTTGACGGCCGGTCGTCACGTTGCTTACGCCAGGTCTTGCAGGAAAGGTGAGAGGTCATTCTGAGTGGCGTAATGCTCCAGAAGCAGCTGAGCCTGGCCACACAATTCGCCTTTCCAAGGAGCGCCGCCCTGAGAGAAAGACCACGCCACGTGAGGACGACGTCATATTTGCGCCGGCGATGGTCAAGAGAGGCCTTCACCTTTTGCCGGGAAATGTAAGACAGGACAAACTGTTGCAGGATCCCGCAGTAGTTGACGTAAGGGTCCCGACCCGGACTCAAGGCGTCGTCTCTCTGCCGAACGACGGCGGCCCACGTCATCTCGTGAAATCGGCCTTGGAGGGTGGGATGCATTCTTACTACCTCTCTGTGGACGAACTTGAGGTTGAGGTGACACTGGCCGCGGTCCGGGTACGTCTCCGTCCTTGGCTCCAAAGTGTACCAGTTGTCCTCGGTGCAGTGAAGATCCTGAAAATCAAGCCGGCAAAAGGTATGTTTCCACTGAAAAAGAAGACTGGAAGGAGATCGTACCTACCTGGAGTTTTAGGACTACTTTTCCCAAAAAGTCATCCGTCCCCTTCTCCTTCTTCACCTCCTTTATAATTCTGCAAAAGCGCAACTAGAGAGTTGTCTCATTTTCCAAGTAGTTGTAGTGGTTCCAGTACCAAAACAATTGCTGCCTTCTCTTATGCGAGAGTCATTGGATGCCCTTGCTAAAATTGCTATTATCTTTGGAAGAGAGAGCAGcaagctgctacctgcttaaaCTGGAAAGGCTGGTGAACTCCTCCAGTTTCTGAGTCAGAGGCACCTCCTCATCTTTATCCCTGCCCCAAAAAAGCACCAGAAaccaggatgttttttttccaaaggggACAAATGAAGCAggcattttctttgtttattttccctACCACATCTCCAAGTGGAAGCTGGCACCCTCCATGGCTTCAAACTCTCTGGAACACAAACAAGCATTTATTTAGGCCAGTGCAAGCTGCTCATTGACTTCCAGCCATGCCTTTTGGCCTCACAGTGTAAATGTTTGGTTCCAAATGGGGTTGAGGGTCTGCTTCTTGATGTCCGTCTGACAGATCTTATCGTAAGAGACGGCGTCCTTCAGCGCATATTTGGAGGCTTCGGCTTGAGATTTGCGAGTGCGCCCCTCTTCTTCATCATCCAAAATTGTCAGCAAGCAATAGGGGTCACTGAAACCTGGCCAAAGAGTTGAGGACAAGTTTGGACTTGGACTCAATGGGCAGGCTTTTGCCTTTCCAGGCCGACCGAGCGAGAAGTTTCAAGTCAAAGCGTGAGACTTGATGACAACTCACCACTAACATCTTCTCCCAAGATGCCTTTGGCTTCCTTGACCGTGGCCATCAAGCAGTAGATGGGCGGCTGGAAGATTTCGCCCATTTTAGAAGCGTCGACGATGACATTTAAATGTGGCCCATACGACGACGGGACGCCGCGGGATTTCTCACCTGGGATTTTGCGACCTTCTCGGCCAGAGCCTCGTGCTCGCGTTCGCTCATGGTCAGAGCCTGCGAGAGAAGTCGGAGCGTTGAAACAAGAGTTTACGTGGTCGAAGCGTAGGCGAGCACCTCTTTGATGTACTCTTGAAGTTGGCTATCTGTGAAAAGCTCCGTGGACGACCACTTGCCCATCTTGTGCGCGATGGTGTACAACAACTCCTTGTACAGGGGCGTCAGCTGAAAAATCACAAGTCATCGGAAACCATTCCAGCCCCGAGCGACGCAGGATGGACGGCCAAAAGTACCGGAGTAGCCGAGCTTTACCTCCAGATCTTTGCGTCGTTGAGCTTTCTCGGCGGGGTTTTCCTCATCTTGGAAATCCTAGAAGGGAAACAAACGCagcgctgctgctgctgctctgGACGCACGTGGAAAATGATGCAAGTTACGCGCTCCACGCTCACCCTCCTGTGTCGGTTCTTCCTCGTCTGGCCCAGTTTACGGACTTGTACCGGGGAAAACTACAGAGGAAAAGAATACAGTTTACGGACTTGTACCGGGGAAAACTACAGAGGAAAAGAATACAGTTTACGGACTTGTACCGGGGAAAACTACAGAGGAAAAGAACAAAATGTCTGAGTGGGTGAAGAGGAAAATTCAAGTTTTAAAACTCACCTGCTTGGCTATTGGTGAGTCTGtgttctgaaaaaaaagagaagaaatgaAATGCAGTACCTACGTGTTTAAATTTGAACCTGAAAAAGCATCGCTTGAtttttgctattattttttgggcCCCTAAACTTCCTCTAATTGTAGATGATGACGCTAGAACTGATATACACAGAATAACAAATAGATAAATCATGTGTCATGATGTAAGTAGCAAATCCAAATTCTGGACAAGTTGTGTGGGGATGCTTTGGGTCAGCCCTTATTAATTTTGGGTCACATGCTTGTTCATTTTAGGGTACgtacgggtcacttcctattgatttaggGGAATTCCACATTCACTTCATTTTTCTTGCTTAGAGGAAATCTAGACAACTCAAGTTCCATCCTTCATCATGTGACCCGAGCTAatgtccaaaaatatgcagtggGGATTCATAGTTTCTTCCCATCGCTGTAAATAGCAATTTGTCACTCCGCTGTAAGCCACgacattcatttgaatttttgaaACGTTTCAACAACTCTATATTAAATAGGTATTCATCGCACAGGCTAGACTGGATGACAACATGggaaatttgtccaattttgtaAATGTCGTTAAAGAATAGGCTAGTTCACACATAACTTATCATGTACATCTTGAGAAGGAGGAAGTGTTCTTCAAGTTGACGACGCCTGCCCCTCTATCTTGCTTTCATTATTAATGCGTATATCAGgagtacagtaaaaaaaatatagtcatATCTTTCCATTGACTATAAGAATTCCAATCAAATGTAATTTGTCATCCATAACATTGAGGATGCTACTCTACGTCTAAAACATTGTTGTAATCAATACCAATTTGTATCATTTTCAACAAAATGAAGTGAAAAGAAAACCAGTGGAAACCAGATCTggacaaagcaaaaaaaggctGTTGAGAGAATGAAAGGTGAGCATCTACTACATGCCAAGATTTGTTGAATAAAAAAGCGCTTTGTAATGTGACGCTATGTTCGTTCCTTACCTGTTCAGGTGTTTGGAGTCGATGGCCCGCTGAACTGGGGGTCTCCTTTGGACTGGACATGCTGTCTGACGATCAGCTCCCACGACCCAGCCGCGATGCTCGGCCAAGGTTTTCAAGCAAAGTGACACACAGGAAGTTGCTATTTCCTGCAAAAATGAGGTAGCGTGGATGACTCTGAATATTTCTGCTCATTCAAGAGCACCTAGTACGTGACATTTGAACTGCACCGGGGTCTTTACTCAAACCCCAGTCCTGTTTTCTGGTGCAAATATAAACCTGGGGCACCAACAACTAGACTTAAGGCTCGGTTTTCTCAAATGGCATTTTCCCCTTTCAAGTAAATTCAAGTTCAAACTGATGGTTGTCACTATTAGTGTTGCACCGACACCAGTATTGGTACGAATATGGCAGTGAAAGGACGGTCtttagtcattttaaattgtatacATTTAGTTGTATGAACTCATTAAAGATAATTCATTTTATTACTTTAGTTGTATGAACTCATAACTCATTAAACATAATTAATCATATTTACTATACACTTCATGCATGAATTTCTCATAACTCATTAAACATAATAATCAGATTTACTATACACTTCATGCATGAATTTCTCATAACTCATTAAACATAATTAATCATATTTACTATACACTTCATGCATGAATTTATCATAACTCATTAAACATAATTAATCATATTTACTATACACTTCATGCatgaattcaatgatttttttaaaattaaaagaatGCTTAAGTTCTAAATATAATGGTATAATTTGTTACTTAATGCTATAAAACATGGCTTCCTTCTTGTAAATTGGCGGAGTTTGACCATAATTATTTTTCGACGAATGAAATGATTAAGCAGACTTTTCAAAAGAATACGGTCGGATGTGACGTCATCATGACGCGCCACGCGGGCGTTTCTCCCAATTGCTACGCAGGTGCAGCGGACGCAAGCATCCTTGCATTCGGGCTTTTTCTTCAACTTTGAGGACGATAGATTGGTACAGAGGAAGGCCCACGCTAGTCGTCGTCGGTCGCTTGCTTGTCGGGGACTGCGGAGGCCCATCAACATGACTCTCAACCAGAACCATTCAGAGTCCGGCGGAGTCATCGTCACCCACGGGGAAAGGTAGCAAATAACGCTAAAAGACGctcactttttgtttatttgacatTACACGACAACCACGAGAGTGGCACTTTAGTTTCTTTTTTGGCATGTCGAATTTTCTCCCGAGGAACTAGTGTGACGCATTTCATTGTCGGCTAGCTTACTTTCCTATGACCTCACGGGTTACGTCAACATTATTGACGTTTGCTTTTACGTTCCATTCCGAAATGTAGCGGCGATTAGAAAACGACAGGCCAAACCAACGTAGTGCTTATGGAATGGGTTGGGATGTAACCGCtcaaaaacccaaacaaattCAACGCGGATTCTTCTGGAAGCCGCCGCAAACTGTCCTTAACGTCTGATCCTGGATCGGATCTGTACAATCTGCCTGTAGCTAGCATTTAAGCCTAGGTAATCCTTTTCCAACACTCAAAAGTTAGTGACGGAcaagcacatttttaaaaaaaaactcagtcgTCATGCAATGTCTATCGTTTCAACTCAGTGTCTAAGTGATTTTTCTCCTGCCACCCTAGTGTTTTGATGAGCCATGACAACGTGGAATTGCTCTTTGTGGACACCGTCGGTCTTCTGCCCGAGGCCTTCCGAAAGAGCAAAAAGGGCAGCGTCTACCTGACCCCGTACAGGGTGAGATGAACTGCTATGGTGGAAGCCTTCACTCCACtcgcagacgtccaattcttcCTCTATtctcttctcttttcttttcctttgcAGGTGATCTTTGTAGCGAAAAGTGGAGATGGGCTCAGGTCCTTTATGTTCCCTTTCTACCTGATGAAGGGCTGTGAGATCAAGCAACCCGTCCTGGGGGCAAACTACATCAAGGGGACCATCAACGCCGAGCCCGGAGGTCCGttggaattcaattcaatgcttttatccTCATCGTACAAGTATCATTATTAATGGCGTCCGTTCGTCGGGGTGTTTCCGCTCAGGTGGCTGGGAGGGCAGCACGGGCTTCAAGCTCATCTTCGCTGCGGGCGGCGCCATCGAGTTCGGACAACACATGCTACACGTGGCCACGCagggtgagagtgtgggagcGTTCCCGAAAGGGTTGAGCGCCGTACCGTTTGGCCAAGTCCACCCGCGCGGGCCACCGTGCTGACGAAAGACGCGTTTTGCGGCAGTTTCCAGAGGTCAGCCCGTCTCCCCTGGCTCGAGCGGATGCCCTTTCCTGGCCAACGGGGGGGCCTATGCtttcccccctcccccctccaaCGGCGCCTATCCCGCCATGCCGCCGCCGGGCTACGCCTACCCCAACCCGCCTCCTCCAGGTAGCttctaagaagaagaaaataccaAACGTGAGCGGCTTTCTTCTAACGGGCTCCTgttttattggatttttttcccttcttaccACGCAGGGGGCTTTTATCCTCCCTCGTTTGATAACGCCGTGGCATACATGGCTCCACCTCCGTATTCATCCACCCCGTGTCAGCGGCCCCCCGAAGCGCCGTCTTCGGCTGCCGGTGAGTACGTCCGCCGAGCGGCGTGTGGGACGATTTCACCTACGTttgacttgttttgttttttagcccAAGCTAAAGCCGCTGAAGCCGCAGCCAGCTCTACTCTAGCCCCTACGCATGTGTACTTACCAGAGGTAAGTGTCTTTCTTGGGACACGGTGCTTagtccacccccccaaaaatgtgacccAAAAGTCATCGACCTGGTTTTGCCGTCAAACATTGTGTAGCGTCTTTAGAGTTGCCGCGTTTGTTTGTCGCAGGACAAGCCCCCGCCCTACTCTCCTCCGGAAGACAAGAAGAACCAATAGGCCCACTTGACTTGACTTCTCTCCTTTCCTGACATTGAGCACCTTGAAATTGAATTCCTCCTTGGACGGGGCTTTAAGTACCGTAAAATGTTCTACCCAATATCCGTATTCAAACCGGAGTTTATCGCTCGTCGACGTGCGGTCCCTTTGGACTGGGATCATTGGACGCGGAGTTCCGTCGATGGCGGCCGGCGGGCGGTAAGTGCAAAAATATCCCCTATTAACATCACACATGGCCCGTCACAACCAACGTCTGGCAACCTACGGTCGTGCAAAAACGACTCAAAAAATGAGTAGCGGGTGATACTTTTACCATCAAATATTGTATCCCAAAACAGCACTTCAATGGTTTTAACCGCTCGATGCTAAATTGAACGTACTGTATATAGATTGAAAAGCATCGGGAAATACGCAAGTAGATAAAAGTGCCATTAATATATTTCAAAACTCCAATGCTTTGTGTATTTGTTAAACTTCAATTCTGTCTGTGAGGCTATTATCATTTCAAAAATGTTGCAAGATTCCATCTAAGCTTTACTATTTGAGTTTTCTAATGTACTGTACAGTATGCTTAACAATCCGCTGTGACTGAGCACAATTACTTTAGACCATTTACTTGTACATATTTCTGCatagatgactttttttttgaacCCTTTCCAAAGGCGCTACAGCAGTTGACTTTGTAGTCTCCGTTTGGGCAATGGCGTGCGCTTCCCGCTTGACTATTGCAATCTCTGCATTGTGTACAAAATGTGGCCAGCGAGCGTAAAGCTTTATAAACGGCTAAATGCAACTAAAAGAGCTTTAATAAATGGATCTTGTTGAATGTGTAACTGTGTTTATTTCATGTTACACCTCAAACACTTTTGGGCGCAAtgtccctttttaaataaaaccaagTCCTTTCCACATAGGTCAAATGTCACGTATACAAAGACAatgattttgttatttacagCTGTGAAATTTTAGGTTGGTGGCCATTGCCACATGGGACGCATaaacattaatttgttttttccttctgtAAAACAAAGACTTCTGTGGTTTCCTCCCCAAACTGTAAACAGTTAAGCATTTGTGGCTAACTAGCAGAACAGGTTCCGACTGGGATGCCGGCTTTATTCCGGTCACGGCTTGGCCGTCGGGTCCAATCGACGAGCatctcggtcggtcggtcggtcggccgGCGCTCACGAGGAGCAGAGCGTGACGCTGACCCCCTCCCCCAGCCAGCAAGCGGGGAAGAGCTCCTGCGTGAAGGCCGAGTGGAAGGCGTGCAGGGGCACGTGACCGTCTCCGTAAAAGGTGAGCGTGCCCGCCTCGTAGTCCAGCAGCAGGCCCACGCGGCCGCGCCGCCAAGAGCCGGCCGGGGTCTCTTTGCGGCCGTTGTGCCAGGCGCCGGGCTGCTTCTCGTCCAGCTGCAGGCTCCACGACACTTCGTTCATGCCCAGCATGCACCGCCGCCCCTTCTCTTTCCTGGGGATGCTGGCGTAGGTCACCTGCAAAGCGGAGCGCACCGATGAAGGAGTCGGCAGACGGAGGCGCGGCGTTCCCACGCCGAGACGCGGCGGCACGTACCCCCAGGTAGGCCCAGGGTTTGGACACTTCCAGCTCCCAGTAGTGCTGGCCTCGTTTGAAGCCCTGGCTGCACAACACCTGCCAGGTGTGATCGAAGCGGGACGGGTGATCCGCCGGCGGGCGCCGCCCCGAAGTCAGGTGCTCCGCCCTCTGGTTCTCCCGGGACAGAACCAGATTGCCGTTGGCAGTGTCGGGGTCGAAGGTCAGACGGCATCTGTCTGGGAAGGCCGAAGGGGAGCATTTTTGACACGACGCTACGTTACTACTTCCCCCGCCTAGGCCAATTTTGGACTTTActaggtgtatttttttttttgtcaggaacTTACAAGCACGGATGCCCTCCTCGCCATCGGGGTGACACGGAGCGGCCGGGCTGGGGACCACGGCCAGAACGGGCCTCCTCTCCTGGGGTGAACCTGGCGACGAGAGGCGTGAGGAGACGGAGGcggaagagaagaagaagaagaagaagagggtcGTCGGCGCCGACCTTCCAAGTCCTGACCCACGACGGCGCAGACGGCTTTGTCCAGGTCCTCCGTCACCAGCTTGGAGATGCGGCTCAGGACCTCCGCGACGACGTTGAGGCGATCCTGCGGGTGCGGCGAGATATCGCAGGGAATTTTCTTGAGGCGTGGTACTTCTACCAGTGCCGATTCCTTGGGGGACAAAAATAGTGCTTTTCTATGTGATGTTTGCAGGACAAATGCAACTGCTGATCAATAAGGAAATCCAGCGTCAAAAGAATCCAGCGTCCTCGTTTTGAATGGAGCTTGACTAAAGATCGACCTTTCCGGGCCCTTTCCAAACCTTGATGAGCTCGGCGTCGGAAAGGCCGTGCAGGGCGGCGATCCGAGCCTGGCTGGCTTTCAGCTTGCGCGCGTTCTCCTCCAGCTCGGCCAGGCGGACGGCGGCCTCGGACAGGGCGGCTTCTCTGTGCGCCTCGGCCGCGCTCTCGGCGGACGCTCGTCGCTCGCCCAACGTTTCCATCAAGCCGGAGAACTTGGCCGAAAGCCGAGCGGAGGTCTGCTGCGTCGTCTCCTGCAAAGTCATCATTcattaacgacatagtatggtaaggctttttttcttaacaaaacgacatggtatggtaaggcttttttttttctttttttttttaaacgacatagtatagtaaggctttttttctttaaaaaaacgacatagtatagtaaggcttttttctttaaaaaacgacatagtatagtaaggctttttttccctaaaaaacaacatagtatagtaaggcttcttctcttaaaaaacgacatagtatagtaatactttttttgtaaaaaacggcctagtatagtaaggctttttttcgtacaaaacgacatagtattgtaatacttttttccccgtaaaaaacgacctagtatagtaatagttttcctcgtaaaaaacgacatagtatagtaaggcttttttctttaaaaaacgacatagtatagtaaggcttttttttcttaaaaaatgacatagtatagtacggcttttttcgtaaaaaaacgacatag
It contains:
- the unc13d gene encoding protein unc-13 homolog D isoform X1 codes for the protein MSSPKETPSSAGHRLQTPEQNTDSPIAKQFSPVQVRKLGQTRKNRHRRDFQDEENPAEKAQRRKDLELTPLYKELLYTIAHKMGKWSSTELFTDSQLQEYIKEALTMSEREHEALAEKVAKSQPPIYCLMATVKEAKGILGEDVSGFSDPYCLLTILDDEEEGRTRKSQAEASKYALKDAVSYDKICQTDIKKQTLNPIWNQTFTLEFEAMEGASFHLEMWDKDEEVPLTQKLEEFTSLSSLSRIIKEVKKEKGTDDFLGKVVLKLQDLHCTEDNWYTLEPRTETYPDRGQCHLNLKFVHREVVRMHPTLQGRFHEMTWAAVVRQRDDALSPGRDPYVNYCGILQQFVLSYISRQKGGAPWKGELCGQAQLLLEHYATQNDLSPFLQDLAKWVAYSKLYQSIGVDPSLLLQQLTCVEYHWHQQELPRQQKQELGDSLHGFLHYGLHLVSKYRDVFRPTSGGPPKLHTLLRILVQICKTQAFQKMNPADLDLHDEVADAIQTGTRDWFTNTKGLHQPMTKEHSEIIDALSRLIQQVQDDIKVNKDVWNRTFVSAAKVDAFTQVYETLDSLLAKEVRDTLSQMEAHVDQDLANALFPVYLSLRAIHNEKAFLQKRGFLQLTNFHVSFREAQPYWLKQMFNTTIDRVERAVKVDQLQPLDSGATPVKHSSSAVDLVLCVQPLCDQWEQMSWPDPEEAFMLMVKITQDVCKIVVTYCHRLKDRVRMLSENSDHGSAINMLCVVVNDLEYLRSVLARLPTKLNWAGLRERTQHVIGESQFRNTLPSQVERAQDLLGREIRSALDTLSKKLNTDIETHVRAMSCRKRIPSKSAEDAVSPLMRYMEKELHYMNENLVQENFNSLLKPLWNNSVKIIHRTAAEHSQPDGLVVFCQRLLYTLQCLEQCFHGEGNGLPLDTLHSDDYKSLKAYLAYHSRSDQQLVEKFLEGKIWEQRAMAGEKYGAVTLLASYKRWEQRLRVEVLNAVNLLPMDSNGLSDPYVELRLEPYHTFPLAEARCTQTKSRDLNPLFDEAFEFLVGPDQCRVPGACLVVTVLDHDTLTTDDFEGEAFLSLKDVPGVAGGAGGPDGAGSRPEAPVAQMRLALMHPKPPESGILDLLESRKGEREIQAFVKKRRQRQKQSKERSQQP
- the unc13d gene encoding protein unc-13 homolog D isoform X2 — translated: MSSPKETPSSAGHRLQTPEQNTDSPIAKQFSPVQVRKLGQTRKNRHRRDFQDEENPAEKAQRRKDLELTPLYKELLYTIAHKMGKWSSTELFTDSQLQEYIKEALTMSEREHEALAEKVAKSQPPIYCLMATVKEAKGILGEDVSGFSDPYCLLTILDDEEEGRTRKSQAEASKYALKDAVSYDKICQTDIKKQTLNPIWNQTFTLEFEAMEGASFHLEMWDKDEEVPLTQKLEEFTSLSSLSRIIKEVKKEKGTDDFLGKVVLKLQDLHCTEDNWYTLEPRTETYPDRGQCHLNLKFVHRERDDALSPGRDPYVNYCGILQQFVLSYISRQKGGAPWKGELCGQAQLLLEHYATQNDLSPFLQDLAKWVAYSKLYQSIGVDPSLLLQQLTCVEYHWHQQELPRQQKQELGDSLHGFLHYGLHLVSKYRDVFRPTSGGPPKLHTLLRILVQICKTQAFQKMNPADLDLHDEVADAIQTGTRDWFTNTKGLHQPMTKEHSEIIDALSRLIQQVQDDIKVNKDVWNRTFVSAAKVDAFTQVYETLDSLLAKEVRDTLSQMEAHVDQDLANALFPVYLSLRAIHNEKAFLQKRGFLQLTNFHVSFREAQPYWLKQMFNTTIDRVERAVKVDQLQPLDSGATPVKHSSSAVDLVLCVQPLCDQWEQMSWPDPEEAFMLMVKITQDVCKIVVTYCHRLKDRVRMLSENSDHGSAINMLCVVVNDLEYLRSVLARLPTKLNWAGLRERTQHVIGESQFRNTLPSQVERAQDLLGREIRSALDTLSKKLNTDIETHVRAMSCRKRIPSKSAEDAVSPLMRYMEKELHYMNENLVQENFNSLLKPLWNNSVKIIHRTAAEHSQPDGLVVFCQRLLYTLQCLEQCFHGEGNGLPLDTLHSDDYKSLKAYLAYHSRSDQQLVEKFLEGKIWEQRAMAGEKYGAVTLLASYKRWEQRLRVEVLNAVNLLPMDSNGLSDPYVELRLEPYHTFPLAEARCTQTKSRDLNPLFDEAFEFLVGPDQCRVPGACLVVTVLDHDTLTTDDFEGEAFLSLKDVPGVAGGAGGPDGAGSRPEAPVAQMRLALMHPKPPESGILDLLESRKGEREIQAFVKKRRQRQKQSKERSQQP
- the wbp2 gene encoding WW domain-binding protein 2, with the protein product MTLNQNHSESGGVIVTHGESVLMSHDNVELLFVDTVGLLPEAFRKSKKGSVYLTPYRVIFVAKSGDGLRSFMFPFYLMKGCEIKQPVLGANYIKGTINAEPGGGWEGSTGFKLIFAAGGAIEFGQHMLHVATQVSRGQPVSPGSSGCPFLANGGAYAFPPPPSNGAYPAMPPPGYAYPNPPPPGGFYPPSFDNAVAYMAPPPYSSTPCQRPPEAPSSAAAQAKAAEAAASSTLAPTHVYLPEDKPPPYSPPEDKKNQ